The sequence tgtggggatggggtcCATCCCGTGGGGTGGGATGGGTCCAGCCCGTGGGGACAGGATCCAGCCCAGAGGATGGGCTCCAGCCCATGGAGCTGGGGTCCAGCCTGTGGGATGGGACAGGGTCCTGCCCGTGAGGTCCTCCCCTCGTCCATGCCATGCTCCCTTGAAACCCCAAAGAAAACGGGGTGGGTTGTCACAGCCAGCAACACCCTGGGGCATCCATCGCCGGTGCTGCAGGCTCACACCTGTATTTTTGGCTGTCGAGAGGGATGTAGAGGGGCAGGAGCATGAGTAAATACATGATTTTAGGGTTTGGCCATGTTTTTATTAACTTCTTCTGCACAAAGGGGTGCAATTCccgtggcagggctggggggagcggcTGGCATGTGAGCCGCTGAGAGCCACTCGccttcagcagctccttcccccgGGGCTGCACCCAGCCCCTGCCGACCTGCCGCCTTTTTCCAAAACATCTCTGCAAGTTTTAATGAAGCGGAGTCAGCCCACGGGGACCATGAGGTTTCCTGGGACGCTCGGGGTGTGATCCCCGGCTGGACCCCTCCTGCAGAGCCACAGTGACGGTCCCCCCGGTCTCCGGAGAGTCCCCCCAGCAGTTAACGGTGGCCATGGCTTGGTGATTTATCCCCAGGGTGTATTTTATGTCCTCCTCCAGcatttgaattcttttttccGCTCATCTATcaggctctgctgcccaaaCAGGGACTTGCGGTGACACCGGCACCGTCCCCAGGGTGTGCACGGGCTTCCCCGCGGCTCCGCTCACCCCCGTGTCCTTTTCTCTGTCCCCAAAGATCCTGTCCAACGTTGCCATCTACCTTTGCGCCATCATGGTGGGCACCATGTCCTACTACATGGCTGACCGCAAGCACCGCAAAGCCTTCCTCGAAGCGCGCCAGTCCCTCGAGGTCAAGCTCAACctggaggagcagagccagcagcaggtAGGAGCCACGGCTGGGCAAggggacagcgtggggacaGGGCAAGGGATGGTGATGGGACACCGGTGAGGCTTTGGGACATGGTTAAGGCACCCACAGCCTGCGCCCTGCCTGGCGCAGAGGGAGCGTGGCAGGTGGCGATGGGGACAGGAGGACCCAAAGTGGGAAATGCATTTGCAGCTTTGCACCCTGTGCTCAATTTTGGGACTCGCCTTGTGGCCGTCCTCTTCCAGGgcctcccagctgctgccatggccaccaccaagctgtccccatccctgagcaCAGCCACGCAGCCGGTCCCCAGGCGCAGCCACGTGGCACGGCCACGTGGCCGGTGTTGTCCCTGTGCACAGCCGTGCGCGTGGCAGATTCTCAGCTGTGGCCATGCAGAATTTCCCTCTCCCAAGGCATGGCCACGCAGCAGCAGGTCCCTGTGCCCCAGCACGGCCACGTGGcaggtccccatccccaggcacGGCCACAGGGCACGTCCCTGTCATTGCGCGCAGCCACGCAgcacgtccctgtccccaggcacgGCCACGTGGCGGGTCCCCATCCCTGAGCCCGGCCACGCAGCAGGTCCCCGTCCATCTCACGGGCTGGTCCTGCAGCAGACCACGACGGAGAAGGGAGCGCTGGCAGCGAGCAAGCACGGCCAGCCGCTCTCCGCTCATCCCATGAGCCATGCCCACCGCAGCGGAGCCCCACGCACACGGCTGTGCCGGCACCGCGCCGGGGTGGCCCCGGCAAGAGGAGCGGTCGGCGGGGAGCAGGCGTCGTGGTGCCAGCCGGCTGTTTCAAAGCCCCGTTGTCTCCAGCCACTGTCCGGTGACGAGCTGGGCTAATTTTAGCGCCTTATCTGAGAcctctctccccacctctcGTCTCTTATCTGGTTGATCTGCTGCCAGCAATTTGCTCCCAATGGCAACAAGAGACAcggtggcggggccgggccAGCGCCACCAGCATCCTTTTTGCTGTGAAACCTGGGTGGATGCTCTGATGTCTAATAAGGGGTTAGGGCCAGGGAGGAATTTGGGTGATGGGGGCAaatcctggggctgggggatgctccGAGTGAAAGCGCCTTTGAGGCCTCAGCTTGTGGGTTCGGAGGGGTATAGGAAGGGAAATGGGGATTATTATCACATGAGCTCTGTTTCCTTAGGGAACTGAGCTAAAAATAGCCTGTGATCTTGCAGGAAAGGCTGCTGGTGTGAGGCCAAGTGGCTCGGGGCAGGGGGACCACGGGGCAGGGAGTGATGCTGGCAGCTGGatccatccctcctccctccaggcCATCAGCGGTGGCTGAAccggcagccccgcgggcaGAGCTAAGGTTAACAGGAGCCGAGAGGAGCCGGGGAGCTCCCACGCGcctccccgccggcagcccctggagatggggatggggacacggtgCCGTTCCTCCAGCAACAGCCCTGCCACGGCTGCGTGCAGAAACGCCCTCGTCCCAGGGGAAAACCCACTTCACTAACCGAGTTACTTACATTTAGTGCAAATCCCCACGCACAGCCGGGCAGAGCTATCCCTTCTCCGGCTccggggctgcagggacagtggggacagcGATGGGTACATGTCCCCAAGTGGGCTTGATTCTATTGGGGGACCTTGGTCGAGTCTTATGCATGGATGTGGGAGACCCACCACACTTTTAAACTGATAAATCCTCCCTGGCATGGTGTAACCTGGGTCCATACACCCAGCCCTGACccacccctggggcaggacACCCTGGGGCAGCTCCCCTGGGGACATCGGTGCAGACCCCGAGGTCACTCCCAGCGCCGGCCCAGGTTTATTTGGGCTGATGAAACCTTGGCCAACacaatgcattttaattctcaAGCTCCCAGCTTGAGAATTAAACCTCCCAGCGAGGAGGGAGGAATTCTCAAGCTCCCAGCGAGAGGTTGGGCTCCATAGTGCATCTGCAGAAGGGATCTGGGGCGCACAAGGAAATtttgcagctcagcagctggtgTCCAAGTAAGTGTGTGGGACTGTCCCTCCTTCCCACGGCTCCGGGGACGGcgaggctgggggctgcagtgcCCCAAACCTGCCACCCTCCCATCCTCCTCCGGCTGGGACTTCTTCCCACTTGCAAAAATCTTGATGAGAACTTGTAAAATAGGGAGGAAAATGGTAAAAGCAGCGGCTGGCATCCCCGGCAGAGCACCACCAAGGCGGACCTGCCACCCCTGGGTCCGTCCCCGCCACCCAGGGGTGCGGGTTTGGAGTCGGGGTGATGGGACACCCCGCTCCGAGCTTAGTTTCCCTGCCTGGAGGAAAAGCTCCTGTTTCACCCGTGGCTTGATCCCCTCGCTCCTTCCCCACGTGTGGCTGAGAGATCGGGCTAAAGAGCTGGCTGGGCCCTGGGATCCGTCGGGGACGGCCAGCTGCGGCAGCCCGAGCACCGTGCGTTTGCACCGCGCATTTGCATTTGCACCGCACGTTTGCACCACGTATTTGCACTCTGTATTTGCACCCCGTGTTGCTGCGCTCGGCACGGGCTTGGCTTCACGGCGTGGCGaactcccttccctccccgtcccccagGAGCGGCTGATGCTCTCCATCCTGCCCAAGCACGTGGCCGATGAGATGCTGAAGGACATGAAGAAGGACCCGAGCCAGAAGGAGATGCAGCAGTTCAACACCATGTACATGTACCGCCACGAGAACGTCAGGTAGGACCGTCCcatcctgggggggggggggggggaacctccaattttttgcaaaaatgtgtattttgtagTCCTGGCTAGAAAAAAGGGGAGAGATCGGGGTGCTTTGCAGCTAAAGCGAAGGGTGATGGGCCGGCCACCAACCAGACCACGGCTTGGGGCTCCTTTTTGCGCCAGCCATGGTTTGCAGAGCATCGTTTTCAGCCATGTCCCAAAACAGCCTTTCCTCTGGCACGGGTGCCCCGGCGAAAAAGCGGAGTCGGGAagggggggcctgggggggccGCCGGGGCTGAGCCGCTCGCCGTCGCTCCCCGCAGCATCCTCTTCGCAGACATCGTGGGCTTCACCCAGCTCTCCTCGTCCTGCAGTGCCCAGGAGCTGGTGAAGCTCCTCAACGAGCTCTTCGCCCGCTTCGACAAGCTGGCAGCCGTgagtgccccccccccgccccgccccgggccccccgcctGGCACGTAATGAGCGGGGCAGGTCTCAGCCACCACCCCGCTCTGGCCCCAGCCGAAAGCTGCATCCCGGGATGGGGACGAGGAGGTTAAAGTATTATTGCTGCGGGATGCCGGAGACGCCCCGCCTCGCGTTGGAAAAATAGAGCTGGGAAGGGCCCCCCCGCAGCCGGGGTGCAGCCGGCTCCTGGCCGAGCCCTCAGGGGAGGCAGGGTGGGAACGGAAAATCCGATTATTTGTGTCCCCGCTGGGCGCGGGAGATCTCTGCGTGGGTCAAGGTTGGCctgggagagggatgggggTGGCGAGGGGGACCCAGCTGATGGGTGGGGGGCTGACACcgtgccctcccccccccccgtccccagaAATACCACCAGCTGCGCATCAAGATCCTGGGCGACTGCTACTACTGCATCTGCGGGCTGCCCGAGTACCGGGAGGACCACGCCGTCTGCTCCATCATGATGGGACTGGCCATGGTGGAGGCCATTTCGTAAGGGCTTTCTCCTCGGGGAGCGGGGGGCATTCACGCCCAGGGAGGGGTgccagggtgggcaggggctcctggtgggcttggggggggggtccagcctctgcaaaatgcattaaaatatggAGGGGTGATAATTAATGATGGGGGGTCGGGATGGGGATGGGTTGGGAGGGGGTCACCCCCACATCATCCTTGTCTTCCCCCCGCCAGCTACGTGCGGGAGAAGACCAAGACGGCGGTGGACATGCGGGTGGGGGTGCACAGCGGGACGGTGCTGGGGGGTGTGCTGGGCCAGAAGCGCTGGCAGTACGACGTGTGGTCCACCGACGTCACCGTGGCCAACAAGATGGAGGCGGGCGGCATCCCTGGGTGAGCATctccggggggggggaggtggggagggacgGGGTGCCCTGCACCCAAGGGTGACACTGGTGCTCGGTGCTGGCAGGCGGGTGCACATCTCGCAGAGCACCATGGATTGCCTGAAGGGAGAGTTCGAGGTGGAGCCGGGGGAAGGTGGCTCACGCTGCGAGTACCTGAAGGAGAAGGGCATCGTCACCTACCTCGTCGTGGTCCCCAAGCAGCCCCTGCGCAACGGCATCAATGGGGTGGTGAGTGGCGGCAGCGGTGCCGCGGTgagccggggtggggggacgcACCCCACCGCCACCCACCACCGTCCACCTTGCAGAAGCTGTCGCTGACCTCGTCCCATAGCGGCTCCCCACCGCTGGTCAACACCAAGGAGCGCAACGGCAGCCTCAGCCTGGCCTGCGCCAGCCCCGAGGAGCCCGAGGAGCCCGACGCCAGGGTGAGGGGCACCCTGGAGAGcggggaggaggatggagaggtACAGCCCGCGCAAAGCATCCCCCTTCCAGCAGCTCGTCTGCATTTGGAGGGCTGCTGATAGCCACACCGGTGTGGCCGAAGCCCCTGGTGCCAGCGTGTTGGTTGTGCCGGCACAGGCGGTGAACCCCTCCTTCCCCAACCcacggcggcggctgcggctgcgggaCCTGGCCGAGCGGGTGATCGACGCCTCGCAGAACGAGCAGGAGCTCAACAAGCTGCTCAACGAAGCCTTGCTGGAGCGCGAGTCCGTCCAGGCGTGAGTCACCCCGGCCGGCGGCGTGTCCCGGCACGGCTCGGCAGGTCCCCGGTGCCACCGGGCGGTGACGGGCGTTGTCACCGGCAGGCTGAAGGGGAAGAGCACCTTCCGGCTCTCCATGCGCTTCATCGACCCCGAGATGGAGACGCGCTACTCggtggagaaggagaagcagagtggggctgccttcagctgctcctgCGTCGTCCTCTTCTTCACCGCCTTGGTGGAGGTCTTCATCGACCCCTGGTACGGTGGGAAGGTGGCGGGGACAGGCGGCCCCAAGACGTGCTCGGCCCCGCCGGGCTTCAAACCCATCCCCTTTTGGCAGGTTGGTGGCCAACTACGTGACCTTCGTGGTGGGGGAGATCCTGCTGCTCATCCTCACCCTCTGCTCGTTGGCTGCCATCTTCCCCCGGGTGAGATGGGACAGGCTCACTGCTCATGGTGATGGGACGCCGTGATGTCCCACCACCGTGTCCTGCCTGGGTGAACCCCTCCCCACCTTCCTCTCCCCGCAGGTCTTCCCCAAAAAGCTTGTGGCCTTCTCAACCTGGATCGACAGGACCCGCTGGGCACGCAACACCTGGGCCATGGCCGCCATCGTCATCGTCACCATGGCCGACATTGTGGACATGGTGAGCCACCAGCCTGGGTGCCAGCGGGGCTGAACCTACTCCAGCCTCCATCCAGGCAGCCCATAATTGTGCACGGCCCCGTGCACGGCCGATCGTTAAAGCAATTAGCAAGGCTGCACTGCGGATGGGGGGATTTTAGGCTGGGTGTCCTCCTTCTGCTGTGCAAAGCACCCTGTCCTGTTGGGTGGCCGTGCAGCCCGGGGAGAGGTGTacccccgtccccgtgtccccctcctcACCCTGCCCTTGTgtccccagctcagctgccGGCAGGACCACAGCGGGACGGGCAACGGGACAGCGGGGCCACCGCGGCCGGGTGGCTGCGAGGAGCAGCCCAAATACTACAGCTACATCGCCCTGCTGGCCTTGGTGGCCACCATCATGCTGGTGCAGGTCAGCCACATGGTCAAGCTGACCCTCATGGTGCTGATCACCGGGGCCACCGGCACCGTCAACATCTATGCCTGGGAGCACATCTTCGACCAGTACGACCGCCGCCGTGGCCAGCAAAGCACGTAAGGGGTGGCAGGGGGGGTGGGCATGGGTTGGGGGGTACACGGCCATGCCCACCGCCCACCCACACCTCCCCGCCTCTGCCAGCAGGTCCTCACTGGTCCCCTCCAAGTACTCCATGACAGCGATGATCTTCATCGTGATGCTCAGCTTCTACTACTTCTCTCGCCACGTGAGTGACCCACCCGCCCACCCCGGGaagctcccctcccctctgcgTCTTCAccctcagcccctgcccttATTTTTTGCAAGCTCCAAGGCAGCAGGATTTGTCCCCAGCTGTGGAAAGCATCATCAGCTCTTCTCCAAGGAACCCGACCCCAAGGAAGCCCTTTCTCTCCAGGACCGCATCGGTGCAGAGAGCACCTCCATCTCACCCCTGTGGTTAGGGGTGGGCAGCAACGTGGTGGCCCTAAGGCCCGTGCCTGCCCTGCAAGGGTCCCGCTTGCACCTTGGGTCTCATGTCCCCAGTTAGGTCTTCACGTTTCCCAGAGCCTCTCTCCAGGCTGTCCCCAAGCCCGGACCAGCCCCACAGGGGCCAGGATGCTCCCAGCACTGAAGGGGACCCACTGGTGGGTGGAAACTGGGGGTGCAGCCATCTCCTCCCACCCACAGGTGGAGAAGCTGGCCAGGACCCTCTTCCTCTGGAAGATTGACGTCCACGACCAGAAGGAGCGGGTCTACGAGATGCGGCGCTGGAACGAGGCCCTCGTCACCAACATGCTGCCCGAGCACGTGGCCCGGCACTTCCTGGGTTCTAAGAAGCGGGATGAGGTGAGGGGCACCCGGGAGGGGGGGATTTGCCCCCcattttttttggggggggcccTCTGGGGCCAGAGGCTTTGCCGAAGGCTCTGGCTGAGCATCTTTGGTTGGATGAAGATGATGTCTTGGCCGTTCAAGGCAAGGTTGCAGAGCACCCTCATTTTTTCACACGTGCCAAGGGAAGATGGCTTCACAGGAGGGTTTGGCTTTGCCGGAGGTGCTGGTGTCACATGTGGGCATGTCCCTGGCTCACAGCCACCgtcccatcctgtccccaggagctgtACAGCCAGTCCTACGATGAGATCGGCGTCATGTTCGCCTCCCTCCCCAACTTCGCCGACTTCTACACGGAGGAGAGCATCAACAACGGGGGCATTGAGTGCCTGCGGTTCCTCAACGAGATCATCTCCGACTTCGACGCAGTGAGTCGGGATGGAGCCGGCCACGGGGGTGGTACGGGGCTTGGGCAGaccttcccttcctgccccaTTTGGGGGCAGAAGGACCTGCCACGGCCCCGGGGTGCCTGAGGGTCTTGTCTCCACGGTTCAGCTCCTGGACGAACCCCAATTCCGGTGCATcaccaaaatcaaaaccatCGGCAGCACCTACATGGCCGCTTCTGGAGTGACCCCCGATGCCAATGCCAACGGCTACAGCGCCAAGGTGAGGGGTCCCCGTGGTGGTGGGACAGCGGGCAAGGGGTGGGCAGGCCTGACCCACGGTGCCCTTGCAGAAGGAGACCCTTTCGGATAAGGAGCGCTGGCAGCACTTGGCCGACTTGGCTGACTTTGCCTTAGCCATGAAGGTGACGCTGATGAACATCAACTACCAGTCCTTCAACAACTTCATGCTCCGCATAGGCAAGTCCATGAGCGCGGGGCAGGGTCTGCCTcggtgtcccctgtccctcctTCCCCGCGAGTGGTGGGACACTGGGCAGCAGCTGTAGTTcagcagctgaaggcagcagggctggggggggacctCATTGCCCCGACCCATCCCCTGGGACAGACTCTCCTGCAGACCAGGATGTCCTGTCCATGTCACCAGGCACGGAGGTGACATCTACTCCCCGTCTTGCACAGGCATGAACAAGGGGGCCGTGCTGGCGGGCGTCATCGGCGCCCGCAAGCCGCACTACGACATCTGGGGCAACACGGTGAACGTGGCCAGCAGGATGGAGTCCACCGGCGTGATGGGGAACATACAGGTGGGCGACGAGGGGGGCACAAATTGGCAACCcatggggggctgcagccctcaAAACACCCCAGGCtttgggtgggagggggaaagTGCTGCAGGGAGCACACGGGAGGGTTGGGGCTGGCTGAGGGGCTCCTCCGTGCTGGGAATGGGGCAAGGTGATGCACCCCAAGACAATGGGGCAGGTGGGTAGACCTGTTGCCCGAGTGGCACACGGGGGTCCCTGCTCCCCATGTCCAGCCTCCCACCACGTCTGCTTGTCCCCGCAGGTGGTGGAGGAGACCCACCTCATCCTGAAAGAGTACGGCTTCCGCTTCGTGCGCCGGGGAGCCATCTACGTCAAGGGCAAAGGGGAGCTGCTCACCTTCTTCCTCAAGGGCCGGGAGAAGCAGGGCTCCTTCGTCAACGGCTCCTCCGTCACCCTGCCCCATCAGGTGGTGGACAGCTCGTGAGGGTCTGGCGCCCGCCCGCCAGCACAGCCACCACCTCCCGGCGCCCCGAGCGGGGCGGCTCGGAGGGGGCCCGGCATCTGCCGCCGGGGACGTCCATCCCACCGCGCTCCGGATCTGCAACCAAACTCGAGAAACCAACCCCTTCGCACGACCCTTTCCGAGTCCCCGCCGGAGGTTTCTGGTGGGGGGTTTGCTCCATTGCACCTGCggctgagcagcagggagacgcggggccgccccggcagGCTCCTCCGGCCGTTCACGCTCGCGCGCAAGCACACGCAAGCTCGCGGCCCCCGGCGGGCACGGGGCCGGGGACACGCGCTGCCTTTCCCCGGGCATCCCAGGCTTCACCGGGCAGGCGGCCGCACCACCAGCCGCGCCGGGGGACAGCATGACATTAAAGTAGCGTCAcgggccccggccgccgcgcgCTTGGCACCAGGAGAGCCAAACTCAGGGCCGGATGGGAAGACACCACGTCTCTCCTGCGTGCCGGGAGCGGTAGCTACAAACCGGGAGCATCCGGGGTTTGCTGTTAGTTCATACCAAGTTCATCCTCGTCACAAACCACCGTAGTTAGGAGATCGGGGAGATGGAGAGCGCAGCGCCGCCTTTGACTcggggaaagaagaaaaaggaaccGATATTGTGTATTtcagatatataaatatatataatataagAGTACAGAttgacatttatatttttaactgtgcCCGTTccctccccgcggcggggctCGCGCTCATCCAGACGCTGCCCCGCGCACGCTGCGGTCGGCTGCTGTCACTTTGCTGTCGCTTGATGGAAGAGAGGAGCAGGGACTGGCCGAGGAGGGGACGGGTGTGTTAAACCCGATGCTGCCAGGGCCGGGTGGGAGAAGGCAGGCACCCGCAGAGTGTAATGACGCCGCTAGTTTCTTGAATAGAAGCAGTTGAATTTCAAAGCCTGATTCCACGCCTGCTTTGTTCTGGGGGGGTGTGGATATGGGGAGaagggtttgaccacccttaCGAGGGGATGTTCGCCCTGCCAGACGCAGCCTCCTGAGGGTATTTGTACCCTGGGATACGAGCCCGGAGGTGTGATGGCTCTTACGGTCCAGACCTGCCCCTCTCTGTCCCACACACAGAGGGGATTGTGCCCAAGACCTGGGTTATGCCTGGCTTTGCCGCAGCTGCCTCAGTGACAAGCTGCGGCACTTTAGCCTAGCAGTTTAAGTGCCCGGTCCCCACAGATTTCCCCCAAAAGCCTGGCCCAGACcttcagggagaaaattagaagggccaaagctgagctagagctcaatctggctactgccataaaagacaacaaaaaatacttcttcaaacacattagcagcaaaaggggAGCtcaggagaatctccagcccctagtagatgggggagggaacagtgaccaaggatgaggaaaaggctgaggttcttaatgccttctttgcctcagtctgtAATAGCAgggccagttgttctctgggtacccaaCCCCCCGAGTcggaagacagggatggggacctgaatggagcccccataatccagggggcaatggtcagtgacctgccgcaccacttagacactcacaagtctacggggcctgatgagatccacccgagtA comes from Ciconia boyciana chromosome 3, ASM3463844v1, whole genome shotgun sequence and encodes:
- the ADCY3 gene encoding adenylate cyclase type 3 isoform X1, yielding MPRNRAFSEPECSAEYSADYSVSLPSDPEHGVGRTHEVTVRSSGPCLCLPRFMRLTFAPESLENLYQTYFRRQRHETLLVLVVFAALFDCYVLVMCAVVYAADKLALVLAAAAGLATHMLLFILCKYRLLPERVARRFLPYVLWVLILAQIFCYLGLNFSRSPEASDTVGWQAFFVFSFFITLPLRLAPIVLITAVSCGIHTLVLGVTVAQQRQDALDEGALLRQILSNVAIYLCAIMVGTMSYYMADRKHRKAFLEARQSLEVKLNLEEQSQQQERLMLSILPKHVADEMLKDMKKDPSQKEMQQFNTMYMYRHENVSILFADIVGFTQLSSSCSAQELVKLLNELFARFDKLAAKYHQLRIKILGDCYYCICGLPEYREDHAVCSIMMGLAMVEAISYVREKTKTAVDMRVGVHSGTVLGGVLGQKRWQYDVWSTDVTVANKMEAGGIPGRVHISQSTMDCLKGEFEVEPGEGGSRCEYLKEKGIVTYLVVVPKQPLRNGINGVKLSLTSSHSGSPPLVNTKERNGSLSLACASPEEPEEPDARVRGTLESGEEDGEAVNPSFPNPRRRLRLRDLAERVIDASQNEQELNKLLNEALLERESVQALKGKSTFRLSMRFIDPEMETRYSVEKEKQSGAAFSCSCVVLFFTALVEVFIDPWLVANYVTFVVGEILLLILTLCSLAAIFPRVFPKKLVAFSTWIDRTRWARNTWAMAAIVIVTMADIVDMLSCRQDHSGTGNGTAGPPRPGGCEEQPKYYSYIALLALVATIMLVQVSHMVKLTLMVLITGATGTVNIYAWEHIFDQYDRRRGQQSTRSSLVPSKYSMTAMIFIVMLSFYYFSRHVEKLARTLFLWKIDVHDQKERVYEMRRWNEALVTNMLPEHVARHFLGSKKRDEELYSQSYDEIGVMFASLPNFADFYTEESINNGGIECLRFLNEIISDFDALLDEPQFRCITKIKTIGSTYMAASGVTPDANANGYSAKKETLSDKERWQHLADLADFALAMKVTLMNINYQSFNNFMLRIGMNKGAVLAGVIGARKPHYDIWGNTVNVASRMESTGVMGNIQVVEETHLILKEYGFRFVRRGAIYVKGKGELLTFFLKGREKQGSFVNGSSVTLPHQVVDSS
- the ADCY3 gene encoding adenylate cyclase type 3 isoform X2, giving the protein MPRNRAFSEPECSAEYSADYSVSLPSDPEHGVGRTHEVTVRSSGPCLCLPRFMRLTFAPESLENLYQTYFRRQRHETLLVLVVFAALFDCYVLVMCAVVYAADKLALVLAAAAGLATHMLLFILCKYRLLPERVARRFLPYVLWVLILAQIFCYLGLNFSRSPEASDTVGWQAFFVFSFFITLPLRLAPIVLITAVSCGIHTLVLGVTVAQQRQDALDEGALLRQILSNVAIYLCAIMVGTMSYYMADRKHRKAFLEARQSLEVKLNLEEQSQQQERLMLSILPKHVADEMLKDMKKDPSQKEMQQFNTMYMYRHENVSILFADIVGFTQLSSSCSAQELVKLLNELFARFDKLAAKYHQLRIKILGDCYYCICGLPEYREDHAVCSIMMGLAMVEAISYVREKTKTAVDMRVGVHSGTVLGGVLGQKRWQYDVWSTDVTVANKMEAGGIPGRVHISQSTMDCLKGEFEVEPGEGGSRCEYLKEKGIVTYLVVVPKQPLRNGINGVKLSLTSSHSGSPPLVNTKERNGSLSLACASPEEPEEPDARVRGTLESGEEDGEAVNPSFPNPRRRLRLRDLAERVIDASQNEQELNKLLNEALLERESVQALKGKSTFRLSMRFIDPEMETRYSVEKEKQSGAAFSCSCVVLFFTALVEVFIDPWLVANYVTFVVGEILLLILTLCSLAAIFPRVFPKKLVAFSTWIDRTRWARNTWAMAAIVIVTMADIVDMLSCRQDHSGTGNGTAGPPRPGGCEEQPKYYSYIALLALVATIMLVQVSHMVKLTLMVLITGATGTVNIYAWEHIFDQYDRRRGQQSTSSLVPSKYSMTAMIFIVMLSFYYFSRHVEKLARTLFLWKIDVHDQKERVYEMRRWNEALVTNMLPEHVARHFLGSKKRDEELYSQSYDEIGVMFASLPNFADFYTEESINNGGIECLRFLNEIISDFDALLDEPQFRCITKIKTIGSTYMAASGVTPDANANGYSAKKETLSDKERWQHLADLADFALAMKVTLMNINYQSFNNFMLRIGMNKGAVLAGVIGARKPHYDIWGNTVNVASRMESTGVMGNIQVVEETHLILKEYGFRFVRRGAIYVKGKGELLTFFLKGREKQGSFVNGSSVTLPHQVVDSS